From Crateriforma spongiae, a single genomic window includes:
- a CDS encoding transposase gives WQAELHLRSLKTIMQMDHLRCKRPHRVRNELRAHMLAYNLIRQVMCDAAMSGKLQPWQVSFKGTMSTL, from the coding sequence TGGCAAGCGGAACTGCACCTACGCAGTTTGAAAACGATCATGCAAATGGATCATCTCCGGTGCAAGCGTCCGCATCGGGTACGGAACGAACTTCGTGCGCACATGTTGGCGTACAACTTGATTCGACAAGTGATGTGTGACGCGGCGATGTCGGGCAAGCTGCAACCGTGGCAAGTCAGCTTCAAAGGAACGATGTCAACGCT